In Amycolatopsis sulphurea, one genomic interval encodes:
- a CDS encoding IS4 family transposase: MIVEIISKPGASLSVHGVMPSGWSSPVGRLLSQAGLGLLSWVVPPALVDEALAVAGRDERRFRALPSRLGVYFVLALCLLRTKSGNATIRAMFSQESLPRLSVLGWWPPASTALTKLRDRIGVVPFQLLFGALARAAPTRNRPWSHAFGLEVCAWDGTEVEPADTAANREHFPPHHRTGVARGPSKIRVLVLLSCGSRRLLGAVTGPLSQGEPTLAYQLLPRLHDRMLLLADRCFLGYPLWTAARERGAHLLWRAKQNTPKLPVQHALPDGSWLSTLHAPADARRWARNVRRNKQRGHRPPTPRPINGIVVRVVEALITVTVDGVTRTEKYRLVTSLLDPAHAPAGQLVALYARRWTAETGIKEIKTTLLAKRPLRGHTPIRAQQELWATLIVYQAIRLLISHAALTQNLDPSRISFTSARDAAEHAITTTPADTSRHLQWVAQDLCRQLITVHTHHRVYPRALKRTTTRYPHRSKTPQPTSTKASYQVHILPTAETTPPTTTKPTPHQPRTDLSSWHWSRVCEGALHGLRVREGPLHRPSIATGIVSAGSVCSTSRTVASSLSLVAKDSPAGIPPRRTRGRPGGGPRPSAPRHPIARRSAAARATVSPPVSRIAASSHPRRSVRRHPRHPRFRGGGGPDLAATKAEGARRNRLGVERVVERIRESGHEVVPRAVDIAIALMSDGVHGSLVTEAGWPPGEYESWLAAALVANLLATPET; the protein is encoded by the coding sequence GTGATTGTCGAGATCATCAGCAAGCCAGGAGCCTCGTTGTCCGTTCATGGTGTCATGCCCTCGGGCTGGTCCTCGCCGGTGGGTCGGTTGTTGTCACAGGCCGGGCTGGGGTTGCTGTCGTGGGTCGTCCCGCCCGCGCTGGTTGATGAGGCGCTGGCCGTCGCCGGCCGGGACGAACGGCGGTTCCGGGCACTGCCGTCGCGGTTGGGCGTGTACTTCGTGCTCGCGTTGTGCCTGCTGCGCACCAAGTCCGGCAACGCGACGATCAGGGCGATGTTCTCGCAGGAGAGTCTGCCCCGGTTGTCCGTGCTGGGCTGGTGGCCGCCGGCCAGCACGGCGCTGACCAAGCTGCGGGACCGGATCGGCGTGGTGCCCTTCCAGTTGTTGTTCGGCGCGCTGGCGCGGGCGGCGCCTACCCGGAACAGGCCGTGGTCGCACGCGTTCGGGCTGGAGGTGTGTGCCTGGGACGGCACCGAGGTCGAGCCGGCCGACACCGCGGCCAACCGTGAACACTTCCCGCCCCATCACCGCACAGGCGTGGCCCGCGGGCCGTCCAAGATCCGGGTGCTGGTGCTGCTGTCGTGTGGCAGCCGCCGTCTGCTCGGCGCGGTCACCGGCCCGCTGAGCCAGGGCGAGCCCACCCTGGCCTATCAGCTGCTGCCCCGGCTGCACGACCGGATGCTGCTGCTGGCCGACCGCTGCTTCCTCGGCTATCCACTGTGGACCGCGGCGCGGGAACGGGGCGCGCATCTGCTGTGGCGGGCCAAGCAGAACACCCCGAAGCTGCCCGTGCAGCACGCGTTGCCGGACGGGTCCTGGCTGTCCACCCTCCACGCCCCGGCCGACGCCCGCCGCTGGGCGCGCAACGTGCGCCGCAACAAGCAACGCGGGCACCGCCCGCCCACGCCCCGCCCGATCAACGGCATCGTCGTCCGGGTGGTCGAAGCACTGATCACCGTCACCGTCGACGGCGTCACCCGCACCGAGAAATACCGGCTGGTCACCAGCCTGCTCGACCCCGCACACGCACCCGCCGGCCAGCTCGTCGCCCTCTACGCCCGCCGCTGGACCGCCGAAACCGGCATCAAAGAGATCAAAACCACGCTGCTGGCCAAGCGGCCCCTGCGCGGCCACACCCCGATCCGCGCCCAGCAGGAACTCTGGGCCACCCTGATCGTCTACCAGGCCATCCGGCTGCTGATCAGCCACGCAGCGCTCACCCAGAACCTCGACCCGTCCCGGATCTCCTTCACCTCCGCCCGCGACGCCGCCGAACACGCGATCACTACCACACCCGCCGACACATCCCGACACCTCCAATGGGTGGCCCAGGACTTATGCCGACAGCTGATCACCGTCCACACCCACCACCGCGTCTACCCCCGAGCACTCAAACGCACCACCACGCGCTACCCCCACCGCAGCAAAACCCCGCAACCGACCAGCACCAAAGCCAGCTACCAGGTCCACATCCTGCCCACAGCAGAAACAACACCACCCACCACAACCAAACCAACACCACACCAACCCAGAACCGACCTAAGTTCCTGGCATTGGTCTCGGGTCTGTGAAGGGGCCCTTCACGGACTCAGAGTCCGTGAAGGGCCCCTTCACAGACCTTCGATCGCCACCGGCATCGTGTCGGCCGGATCGGTGTGCAGCACATCCCGCACGGTCGCGAGTTCGCTTTCCTTGGTGGCGAAGGATTCGCCGGCCGGAATCCCTCCGCGGCGAACGAGAGGCCGACCCGGTGGCGGTCCTCGGCCTTCGGCGCCGCGCCACCCCATTGCACGACGTAGTGCAGCCGCCCGGGCGACGGTTTCGCCACCGGTGTCACGTATTGCGGCGTCGTCGCACCCGCGGAGATCAGTGCGGCGACATCCTCGCCATCCTCGATTCCGGGGCGGCGGTGGACCGGATCTCGCCGCCACCAAGGCCGAAGGCGCCCGCCGCAACCGGCTCGGCGTGGAGCGGGTCGTCGAACGCATCCGCGAGAGCGGGCACGAGGTCGTCCCCCGCGCCGTGGACATCGCCATCGCCTTGATGAGTGACGGCGTGCACGGCAGCCTGGTCACCGAGGCGGGCTGGCCCCCCGGCGAGTACGAATCGTGGCTCGCCGCGGCGCTGGTGGCGAACCTGCTCGCAACTCCGGAAACCTGA
- a CDS encoding cytochrome P450, with the protein MGSLRSRVLAWAGRRYLARQQKRGFDLEKMALLPDAALMPLRREGLDPVHELGRRREEAPISKLDLPFGMNAWLVTGYEEAKAVLGKVTEFSNDFTNLVGSAGVTEDQDPGGLGFADPPVHTRLRKLLTPEFTMRRLSRLTPRIDEIVAEQLDAMAAADGPVDLWEAFALPIPSLTICELLGVSYADRADFQRLSTARFDLFGGAGASLGAISESLVYLREIVKKQRAEPGDGLLGMLIKDHGDEISDEELAGLADGVLTGGLETTASMLALGALVVLRDPAAFEAVRGDEESVHKFVEELLRYLTVVQMAFPRFAKQDLEIAGAHIGEGDIVLVSLSVADRDRSLGAGDLDRFDPAREPTSHLAFGYGIHRCIGAELARMELRAAYPALVRRFPDLRLAVAPQDLEFRKVSIVYGLDSLPVLVK; encoded by the coding sequence ATGGGGAGTCTCCGTTCGCGTGTCCTCGCCTGGGCCGGCCGCCGGTACCTTGCACGCCAGCAGAAGCGCGGCTTCGACCTCGAGAAGATGGCGCTGCTGCCGGACGCCGCGCTCATGCCGTTGCGCCGGGAAGGCCTGGACCCGGTACACGAGCTGGGCCGTCGCCGGGAAGAGGCGCCGATCAGCAAGCTGGACCTGCCCTTCGGCATGAACGCTTGGCTGGTCACCGGGTACGAGGAGGCCAAGGCCGTACTCGGCAAGGTGACCGAGTTCAGCAACGACTTCACCAACCTGGTCGGCAGCGCCGGGGTCACCGAGGACCAGGATCCGGGCGGGCTCGGGTTCGCCGATCCGCCGGTGCACACCCGGCTGCGCAAGCTGCTCACGCCGGAGTTCACCATGCGGCGGCTGTCCCGGCTGACCCCGCGGATCGACGAGATCGTGGCCGAGCAGCTGGACGCGATGGCCGCCGCGGACGGGCCGGTGGACCTGTGGGAGGCGTTCGCGCTGCCCATCCCGTCGCTGACCATCTGCGAGCTGCTCGGAGTGTCCTATGCGGACCGTGCGGACTTCCAGCGGCTGAGCACCGCGCGGTTCGACTTGTTCGGCGGTGCGGGCGCGTCGCTCGGCGCGATCTCGGAATCGCTGGTCTACCTGCGCGAGATCGTGAAGAAGCAGCGCGCAGAGCCCGGCGACGGCCTGCTCGGCATGCTGATCAAGGACCACGGCGACGAGATCTCCGACGAGGAGCTGGCCGGCCTCGCCGACGGCGTGCTGACCGGTGGCCTGGAGACGACTGCCAGCATGCTCGCGCTGGGTGCGCTGGTGGTCCTGCGCGACCCGGCCGCCTTCGAGGCGGTCCGCGGCGACGAGGAGTCGGTGCACAAGTTCGTGGAGGAGCTGCTCCGGTACCTGACCGTGGTGCAGATGGCCTTCCCGCGTTTCGCCAAGCAGGACCTGGAGATCGCCGGCGCCCACATCGGCGAGGGGGACATCGTGCTGGTGTCCCTCTCGGTCGCCGACCGCGACCGCTCCCTGGGCGCGGGCGACCTGGACCGCTTCGACCCGGCTCGTGAGCCGACCTCGCACCTGGCCTTCGGCTACGGCATCCACCGCTGCATCGGCGCCGAACTGGCCCGGATGGAACTGCGCGCGGCCTACCCCGCCCTGGTCCGGCGTTTCCCGGACCTGCGCCTGGCGGTGGCCCCGCAGGACCTGGAGTTCCGGAAGGTCTCGATCGTGTACGGGCTCGATTCGCTGCCGGTCCTGGTCAAGTAA
- a CDS encoding dihydrofolate reductase family protein, translating to MRKLTFGMNLSLDGYIAAPGDDIGWSVPSDELFQWWSDRVAETGLALYGRKLWETMNSHWPTAAQQPGVTPAEIEFARRWLDMPKAVFSSTIGTVDGNARLVTGDAVAEITRLKAEEGGPLDIGGATLAAAAMRSGLIDEYILATAPVLVGGGTPFFTALDNWVNLTLVETLTFPDGVLLTRYETRR from the coding sequence ATGCGGAAACTGACCTTCGGCATGAACCTGAGCCTGGACGGCTACATCGCCGCGCCCGGTGACGACATCGGCTGGAGCGTGCCCAGCGACGAGCTGTTCCAATGGTGGTCGGACCGGGTCGCGGAGACCGGCCTGGCGCTGTACGGGCGCAAACTGTGGGAGACGATGAATTCCCACTGGCCGACCGCCGCCCAGCAGCCCGGCGTCACCCCGGCGGAGATCGAGTTCGCCCGGCGCTGGCTGGACATGCCGAAGGCGGTGTTCTCCTCCACGATCGGCACGGTCGACGGGAATGCCCGCCTGGTCACCGGCGACGCGGTCGCCGAGATCACCCGGCTCAAGGCGGAGGAGGGCGGCCCGCTCGACATCGGCGGCGCCACCCTCGCCGCGGCGGCGATGCGATCCGGGCTGATCGACGAGTACATACTGGCCACCGCGCCGGTCCTGGTGGGCGGCGGCACCCCGTTCTTCACGGCCCTGGACAACTGGGTGAACCTGACTCTGGTGGAGACCCTGACGTTCCCCGACGGCGTGCTGCTGACCCGCTACGAGACCCGTCGCTGA
- a CDS encoding LLM class flavin-dependent oxidoreductase translates to MTGNSTREVRPLRFGVVAPITDGLPAWRDQLRGLADSGYSTILMPDVPQLQPAPGPALAVAATITGLRVGTWVYASPVRPAWITAWEAHSLSVLTEGRFEMGIGTGRPGIADQLRELGLPVTPVGQRPSQVRDIVAALRDLDGPDRHTPVVMVVGGPKAQALATELADTVTFVMPQIETRAATMQRVQRFENPRGAELALHVPVVGDSVAAFMSAPGTDPAAVRAADSLAFLPSDPSAAAEEIQRRREECGFSYFVVGAEAAATLAPAVAELSGR, encoded by the coding sequence ATGACGGGCAATTCGACGCGCGAGGTCAGGCCGTTGCGGTTCGGGGTCGTCGCGCCGATCACCGATGGCCTGCCGGCGTGGCGTGATCAGCTCCGCGGGCTGGCCGACAGCGGTTACTCGACGATCTTGATGCCTGATGTGCCGCAGTTGCAGCCGGCACCGGGTCCGGCGCTCGCCGTGGCGGCGACGATCACCGGTCTGCGCGTGGGGACCTGGGTGTACGCATCCCCTGTGCGGCCAGCGTGGATCACGGCGTGGGAGGCGCACTCGCTGTCCGTGCTCACCGAGGGCCGGTTCGAGATGGGCATCGGCACCGGCCGGCCCGGAATCGCCGACCAGCTCCGTGAGCTGGGCCTGCCGGTCACCCCGGTCGGCCAGCGGCCGAGCCAGGTGCGTGACATCGTCGCCGCCCTGCGCGACCTCGACGGCCCGGACCGGCACACCCCGGTGGTCATGGTCGTGGGCGGCCCGAAGGCACAGGCACTCGCCACGGAACTCGCCGACACGGTGACTTTCGTGATGCCCCAGATCGAGACGCGGGCCGCGACAATGCAGCGGGTACAACGCTTCGAGAACCCGCGCGGTGCGGAACTGGCGTTGCACGTACCGGTGGTGGGCGATTCGGTCGCCGCCTTCATGTCCGCCCCCGGCACCGACCCTGCCGCCGTCCGGGCCGCGGACTCGCTGGCCTTCCTGCCCAGTGATCCCTCCGCCGCTGCCGAGGAGATCCAGCGGCGACGGGAGGAGTGCGGCTTCTCCTACTTCGTGGTCGGTGCCGAGGCCGCCGCTACCCTCGCACCCGCCGTCGCCGAACTGTCCGGACGATAG
- a CDS encoding helix-turn-helix domain-containing protein, translated as MPIAVDIDVMLARRKMSVGELADRVGITPANLAVLKNGRAKAVRFATLAALCEVLDCQPGELLRWEAEDTGERAPRSA; from the coding sequence ATGCCGATCGCGGTCGACATCGACGTGATGCTGGCCCGGCGGAAGATGTCCGTAGGCGAACTCGCGGACCGCGTCGGGATCACGCCGGCCAACCTGGCGGTTCTGAAGAACGGCCGTGCCAAGGCGGTGCGCTTCGCGACGCTCGCCGCGCTTTGCGAGGTGCTCGACTGTCAGCCGGGCGAACTGCTGCGCTGGGAAGCCGAGGACACCGGCGAACGGGCGCCACGCTCAGCCTGA
- a CDS encoding DUF2975 domain-containing protein encodes MGKLTVQALRAVLVLVLTGTVFVQVLMAWTVISGNDPEDGSLPLTPLRLITILGLVTVEVTLVCVWRLVTMVRRGTVFSPAAFRYVDIVIGAIVAAALVWFAVTAVNAPGQRDDPGVTLIMGGIGVAILGVALIVLVLRMLLAQAVARDGEAARMRAELDEVI; translated from the coding sequence ATGGGCAAGCTGACCGTGCAGGCGCTGCGCGCCGTGCTGGTGCTGGTACTCACCGGCACCGTGTTCGTGCAGGTGTTGATGGCGTGGACGGTGATCAGCGGGAACGACCCGGAAGACGGATCGCTCCCGCTGACCCCGCTGCGCCTGATCACGATCCTCGGCCTGGTGACGGTCGAAGTCACCCTGGTCTGCGTATGGCGACTGGTGACCATGGTGCGACGCGGAACCGTGTTCTCCCCCGCCGCCTTCCGGTACGTGGACATCGTGATCGGCGCGATCGTGGCGGCCGCCCTCGTGTGGTTCGCGGTCACGGCCGTCAATGCTCCGGGTCAGCGGGACGACCCGGGCGTCACCCTGATCATGGGCGGGATCGGCGTGGCCATCCTGGGGGTCGCGCTCATCGTGCTCGTCCTGCGGATGCTGCTCGCCCAGGCCGTCGCGCGCGACGGCGAAGCGGCGCGGATGCGCGCGGAGCTGGACGAGGTGATCTGA
- a CDS encoding ArsR/SmtB family transcription factor: MRDVEVIEDPATAATALDPVRARLLAALTEPASAAALAARVGLTRQKVHYHLRALESHGLVEPAGTRQWGGLTERLFAATATGYLVSPAALGAAAASPAKPDRLSSGYLLAVAGRILREVSGLARRAARTGKPLSTLTVDTEISFRSARERAAFTHELSTLVTDLVSRYHDESAPDARAHRLVVVAHPKPAE, translated from the coding sequence ATGCGTGACGTCGAAGTGATCGAGGATCCGGCCACCGCGGCGACCGCACTGGATCCGGTCCGGGCCCGGCTGCTCGCGGCGCTCACCGAACCGGCCTCGGCCGCCGCGCTCGCCGCCCGCGTCGGCCTGACCCGGCAGAAAGTGCATTACCACCTGCGGGCGCTGGAATCGCACGGCCTGGTCGAACCGGCCGGCACGCGGCAATGGGGTGGGCTGACCGAGCGGCTCTTCGCCGCGACCGCGACCGGCTACCTCGTCTCCCCCGCCGCCCTCGGCGCCGCGGCCGCGTCCCCGGCGAAGCCCGACCGGCTGTCCTCCGGCTATCTGCTCGCCGTCGCCGGACGGATCCTGCGCGAGGTCTCCGGACTCGCCCGCCGGGCCGCGCGAACCGGGAAGCCCCTGTCGACCCTGACCGTCGACACGGAGATCTCCTTCCGTTCGGCACGCGAACGGGCGGCCTTCACCCACGAGCTGAGCACCCTGGTGACCGACCTCGTTTCGCGCTACCACGACGAATCCGCCCCGGACGCCCGCGCGCACCGGCTCGTCGTGGTGGCCCATCCGAAGCCCGCGGAGTGA
- a CDS encoding RluA family pseudouridine synthase, whose product MRRKLPPPIPPRHGLEPARLRLPEEGPWTSLLDHLVQRLPRVTPERIEQMLREERIHGAHGPLGVDTPFEPGTFIWFHRDLPDEVPVPFEVTVLHRDEHLLVADKPHFLATIPRGRHVLETALVRLRRDLGLPALSPAHRLDRVTAGLVLFVITPSARGAYQTMFRDRLVHKEYEAIARYDPELSLPRTVHSRIIKERGVLAAQEVAGPPNAESTVELLEQRDRLGRYRLRPATGRTHQLRVHLSGLGIPILGDDFYPQLREKPLDDFTKPLQLLAKVLEFTDPLTGEHRRFTSRRRLSAWDSPDEWAAPPMPAPAPDTTRT is encoded by the coding sequence ATGAGACGCAAGCTCCCGCCCCCGATCCCGCCGCGGCATGGCCTCGAACCGGCGCGGCTCCGGCTGCCGGAAGAAGGCCCGTGGACCAGCCTGCTCGACCACCTCGTGCAGCGGCTGCCACGGGTCACCCCGGAGCGGATCGAGCAGATGCTGCGCGAGGAGCGGATCCACGGCGCACACGGGCCACTGGGCGTGGACACGCCGTTTGAACCGGGCACGTTCATCTGGTTCCACCGCGATCTGCCGGACGAGGTGCCCGTGCCGTTCGAGGTGACCGTGCTGCACCGCGACGAGCATCTGCTGGTCGCGGACAAACCGCACTTCCTCGCGACCATCCCGCGCGGACGGCACGTGCTGGAGACGGCATTGGTGCGGTTGCGCCGCGATCTCGGCTTGCCCGCGCTGTCCCCCGCGCACCGGCTGGACCGGGTCACCGCCGGGCTGGTGCTGTTCGTGATCACCCCGTCCGCACGTGGGGCGTACCAGACGATGTTCCGGGATCGTCTGGTACACAAGGAATACGAGGCGATCGCGCGGTACGACCCGGAGCTTTCGCTGCCCCGCACGGTACACAGCCGGATCATCAAGGAGCGCGGCGTACTGGCCGCGCAAGAGGTGGCCGGACCGCCGAACGCGGAGTCCACTGTGGAGCTTCTGGAGCAGCGCGACCGACTCGGCCGGTATCGGCTGCGGCCCGCCACCGGACGCACGCACCAGCTGCGCGTACACCTGAGCGGACTGGGAATCCCCATCCTCGGCGACGATTTCTATCCACAGCTGAGGGAAAAGCCCCTCGACGACTTCACGAAACCGTTGCAGCTGCTGGCCAAAGTGCTCGAATTCACCGACCCGCTGACCGGCGAGCACCGCCGGTTCACCAGCCGCAGACGACTGTCCGCCTGGGATTCACCGGACGAGTGGGCGGCCCCGCCGATGCCGGCTCCGGCACCTGACACCACTCGCACGTAG
- a CDS encoding DUF5313 domain-containing protein, with amino-acid sequence MDRPGVFRWFRYAAGGRLPERYHDWLLHDTTSKHWKARHVLRSSVGIAPLCLVWLLLPAPLPLRLAIVLMAALVAYFYSCAYMEESIDHRLSRNGFPPGTGKRIRREKAAQADAEATTRYIATYRQQPGD; translated from the coding sequence ATGGACCGTCCCGGAGTGTTCCGCTGGTTCCGGTACGCGGCAGGTGGACGGCTGCCCGAGCGTTACCACGACTGGCTGCTGCACGACACCACATCGAAGCACTGGAAAGCCCGGCACGTGCTGCGCAGCAGCGTGGGCATCGCGCCGCTGTGCCTGGTCTGGCTGCTGCTGCCGGCACCCCTCCCGCTGCGGCTGGCGATCGTGCTGATGGCCGCGCTCGTGGCGTACTTCTACTCCTGCGCGTACATGGAGGAGAGCATCGACCATCGGTTGTCCCGCAACGGTTTCCCGCCCGGCACCGGCAAGCGGATCCGCCGCGAGAAGGCCGCCCAAGCCGACGCCGAGGCGACCACCCGGTACATCGCGACCTACCGTCAGCAGCCCGGCGACTAG
- a CDS encoding MarR family winged helix-turn-helix transcriptional regulator, translating into MAEIDLGEDPLKLDRQVCFALSVASRSVIAIYRPLLEPYGLTHPQYLVMLALWEKAPRSVKDLGAALRHEPATLSPLLKRLEAIGYVTRGRSRADERQLTVDLTGEGRALRAEAEKIPYRVVETLGMEVTELEALHAALGRVIEATAPGSTG; encoded by the coding sequence GTGGCCGAGATCGACCTGGGCGAGGATCCGCTGAAGCTCGACCGTCAGGTGTGCTTCGCGCTCTCGGTCGCTTCGCGCAGCGTGATCGCGATCTACCGGCCGTTGCTGGAGCCGTACGGGCTCACGCATCCGCAATACCTGGTGATGCTGGCGTTGTGGGAGAAGGCGCCGCGCTCGGTGAAAGACCTGGGTGCGGCGTTGCGGCACGAGCCGGCCACGCTGTCGCCGCTGCTCAAGCGGCTGGAGGCGATCGGGTACGTGACCCGTGGGCGCAGCCGTGCCGATGAACGGCAGCTGACCGTGGACCTCACCGGCGAGGGGCGCGCGCTGCGGGCCGAGGCCGAGAAGATCCCGTACCGCGTGGTGGAAACGCTCGGGATGGAGGTCACCGAGCTGGAGGCGCTGCACGCCGCGCTCGGCCGGGTCATCGAGGCGACCGCGCCCGGGTCGACCGGCTGA
- a CDS encoding MDR family MFS transporter, whose product MPAAPAGLSPDMGSPEITSTPAGPAGRKSAVGLRSARGPVLIAVMLSTGLVALDSTIIATAVPSVVRDLGGFSQFPWLFSVYLLTQAVTVPLYGKFADVLGRRPVMFFGIAVFLLGSVLCGVAWSMPVLIAARAVQGIGAGAVQPMSMTMIGDLYTVEERARVQGYVAGVWAVASVIGPALGGVFSEYLSWRWIFFVNLPLGAIAAWMLYRKFTERVERTRHRVDYRGAALLTVGCTLLILALLEGGVAWSWESVPSVAAFTLAIVLLVAFVLVERRAAEPVLPLWVFTRRTLVGGNLVALVVGAVLLGLSSFLPAYAEGVLGTDALTAGFALAALTIGWPIAASLSGRIYLRIGFRDTALIGSGFAVAGAVLTASLGPSSPVWEAAGSAFVLGIGLGFMSSPTVVAVQSTVGWERRGVVTATNMFSRSLGSAVGTAVFGAIANATLASRFADAPRDVAGHLPSGVDATSRVLGGTPDHSAIGRYMRDSLGVATHYVFLAIVGVAAIGVVALILMPRRTQPLTFPD is encoded by the coding sequence ATGCCAGCCGCCCCGGCGGGGTTGTCGCCGGACATGGGTTCCCCGGAGATCACCTCGACCCCTGCGGGTCCGGCCGGGCGCAAGAGCGCCGTCGGCCTGCGCTCGGCCCGCGGCCCGGTGCTGATCGCGGTGATGCTGTCCACCGGGCTGGTCGCGCTCGACAGCACGATCATCGCCACGGCGGTGCCCTCGGTGGTCCGCGATCTGGGCGGATTTTCGCAGTTCCCCTGGCTGTTCTCGGTCTATCTGCTGACGCAGGCGGTGACCGTGCCGCTGTACGGGAAATTCGCCGACGTGCTGGGCCGCCGTCCCGTGATGTTCTTCGGCATCGCGGTGTTCTTGCTCGGTTCGGTGCTCTGCGGGGTGGCGTGGAGTATGCCGGTGCTGATCGCCGCCCGCGCCGTGCAGGGTATCGGGGCCGGCGCCGTGCAGCCGATGAGCATGACGATGATCGGTGATCTGTACACCGTCGAAGAGCGCGCGCGGGTGCAGGGTTACGTCGCCGGGGTGTGGGCGGTCGCCTCGGTGATCGGCCCGGCTCTCGGCGGGGTGTTCTCCGAATATCTCAGCTGGCGCTGGATCTTCTTCGTCAACCTGCCGCTCGGCGCGATCGCCGCATGGATGCTGTACCGCAAGTTCACCGAGCGTGTCGAACGCACCCGCCACCGTGTCGACTATCGCGGCGCGGCACTGCTCACCGTCGGCTGCACGCTGCTCATCCTGGCGCTGTTGGAAGGCGGCGTGGCGTGGAGCTGGGAGTCGGTTCCGAGCGTCGCCGCGTTCACGCTGGCGATCGTGCTGCTGGTCGCGTTCGTCTTGGTGGAACGGCGTGCCGCGGAACCGGTGCTGCCCTTGTGGGTGTTCACCCGGCGGACGCTCGTGGGCGGCAATCTGGTGGCCCTCGTGGTGGGCGCGGTACTGCTGGGACTCAGCTCGTTCCTGCCTGCCTACGCGGAGGGCGTACTCGGCACCGACGCCCTGACCGCGGGGTTCGCGCTGGCCGCACTCACCATCGGCTGGCCGATCGCGGCGTCCCTGTCCGGGCGCATCTACCTGCGGATCGGGTTCCGCGACACGGCGTTGATCGGCAGTGGCTTCGCGGTCGCCGGCGCGGTGCTGACCGCTTCGCTCGGCCCGTCGTCGCCGGTGTGGGAGGCGGCGGGCTCGGCCTTCGTCCTCGGCATCGGGCTCGGCTTCATGTCCAGCCCCACCGTCGTCGCGGTGCAGTCCACGGTCGGCTGGGAACGGCGAGGGGTGGTCACGGCGACCAACATGTTCAGCCGTTCGCTCGGCAGCGCGGTCGGCACCGCGGTGTTCGGCGCGATCGCCAACGCCACCCTCGCGTCGCGGTTCGCGGACGCGCCCCGGGACGTGGCCGGGCACCTGCCCTCCGGGGTCGACGCGACCAGCCGCGTGCTGGGCGGGACCCCCGACCATTCCGCGATCGGGAGGTATATGCGGGACTCGCTGGGCGTCGCCACGCACTACGTCTTCCTCGCGATCGTGGGCGTGGCCGCGATCGGCGTGGTCGCGCTGATCCTGATGCCCCGGCGGACCCAGCCGTTGACCTTCCCGGACTGA